The Setaria viridis chromosome 9, Setaria_viridis_v4.0, whole genome shotgun sequence sequence GAGGAAAGCCAGACATTAATGATGGATGGATGCGAGACCTTGCTGTTCAGTAGCATGGACACCACGTGCACGCACAGATAAAAGAGACCAGACCAGGTTAGAGATGACAGTGCATTTGATCGAGTAAAGCCAAGCCCAACCATCAATTATTCGTGCACGTAACAGCAACAACATTACAATCCACAGGAAACAATCCAAACACGACAATGCATGGACTCAGGCAACAGTACCGTACGTCCatgcgcgcacacacacacaaacttGTATTGTACGCCGTACGACATACGTATGCGTACGTGTACATCCCGATCGCTTTTTTGATTAGGAGACGTGGTCGTTGAGGACGTCGAGGGTGAGCTCGCTGGGGTCGGTGGCCTGCACGTCGATCTGCACGCCATCCAGCTCCTTCTTGAACCCCTCGCAGGAGCTGGCGTACACCATCTTGCTCCTGacgtccgccgtcgccggggacCACGACACGAAGAAGATCTTGCTGCGGGGCGCCTCTCCCCCGGGGCCGGCGgccgtggcctccccgacggTGAAGTCGTGGTCGTAGACGGCGTAGCGGCAGTCGTCGGGGGGGAGGCTGGCGGTGAGGTCGCCGAAGCCGGCGTCCCGGGCGCCCACCTTGTCgaccaccacctgctgctgggAGTCGTCGACCTTGAACACCACGAAGCGGTGGGCGCGGCCCGTCCGCAGCTCCTGGAACCGCGCCACGCACtcatccgccaccgccacgccggACGCCGCGTTCGCCTGCTCTCATACGTCCATCGTTAGCCTGAAGGAAACCTGGCAGCCGCAACTGAAATACGAAATCAAGAAGTGTGCAGAGTACGCACCATGTCTGATGATCGGAGCCGGGCTGCAGACTGATCAAGCTGACGAAATTCAGTTCAGATGGATGGATTTTGGGGGGGTTGAACGATCGCAGCAAGCTCGCAAAAGGAGTAAGGATTGCAGTGTGCATCAGAGTCTAGCTCATGTGCTTTTAATAGTAGCTGGATGGCCGTGTCAAGATGTCCCCATCGAGGAAGTAAATTAGAGAGAGGAACAAGAGGAGAGGTGTACACGTGGGAGCACCGCGGCGGCTGATGTCTGATTAGAGTGTTCTAGATGCGTGTTCATGTGGCAGCGAACCGAGCTCGGCAGTCGGCGCAACGCATGCGTGTCTTCTCGCCACTCGACTCTCTTGCTTGGTTTCCATGATTTGGGTTCGGTACTTCCAGCTCAGACAGACACCGGCCTGGGAAGGGAGTGCCTACCGCCTCCGATAATGCAGCGACGCGCGGTCTATTCAGCACGGCATCTGCCAGTCGCGTTTCTGGACGGTGGGGAGGGACCGACGGAGGTGGCCGGGGGAGAAACAGTTAGCCGCCAGTGCTTGCTCCTAGCCACACCGCGCGCACGCGCCGAAGGGGGAAAGGAAACTTCCGCCTGCCGCGGTGCCGCCTCACGCCCTCACCGTCACTAGGCTATTAAGATACTGAATTGGGTCTCGattgtggtggtggaggtgcagGATTAGGTCTAGCCAGCAGTATGAGGTCTAGCCAGTAGATGGTAGAGAGGAGGGCTAAGTCCAGGCCCGTCGCTCAATCcatctgtttttttctttcgcGCTTCGTCTTCCGTGAACAACATTCCTTATTTTTAGAAGAACAAAGATGAGAGCACTGGGATTTCGCTGATTGCTGCTGAAGAGCCGCGCGAACGGGCCTGCGAGTGCGGGGGGCCTGGGCTGTGCGCTGCGTGCATCGTCCACGCACGGGCGGCCCAAAGTGATTTGCAGCACGGAGTCTGTGGAAGCGCATCCGTCCAACATTTCATTGTGTACAGAAGATACATGCTACTGTATCTCTTTGTTTGTGTTGGCATCCGGTACAGTGTACGCAATGTTTGGCAAGAACTGGCACCGCAATGTCCCTCCAAATTCTACATGGACTGAACCGGGAGAGTCTTCGAAGAGGCTAGGCAGAGCACTTTTATTTGGGGCCGAGAAGAGACACGTCCTACCTTTACATGTTTTGGCATGGAAGTATTGTGCTGCACACCAATCGCCTGATTCGATTTAAAGTTCTAGACAACCCCGACCCATAAGGATCCTCATGAGTGCAGCAAGAGAAATTCCCAACGATTTACTCAACTTGTCTCTGGAAAGTGGAAACTTTTCACGCATCCCAGTATTTGTTCAAACAACAAACCCATTAGAGCGATTTGAACATTTTGTATAACTCAACGTTACCAACATAGTAATGagaactattttttttaagaattggcaggagagctgcatgttATATTAAAAAGAGGATGAAGACATTTAGAGGTTAAAAATGTAAAAATGTACAAAGTTACAGCAACgctgtaaaaaaagaaaaacgacACAAAAGAATTATTCCCCCGCCCGTCAGGGgggcgggagggggggggggcgtaGCAATAGACATTAAGATCGATACACTAGGTTTGCCAGATGCTTTGCTCCGACCATCATCCACATGGACGTCTCATTTTTAATGAGCTATGTGATTCCCCCGCCCGTCACTAGGGGGGGGCGCAACAATAGACATTAAGATCGATACATTAGGTTTTCCAGGTGCTTTGCTCCGACCATCATCCACATGGACGCCTCATTTTTAATGAGCTGTGTGACCTGCTGAGTAGTCACTTCTTTGTGGTCGAAGATCCTAGCGTTGCCCTCCTTCCATACTACCCAACATAATAGGATATTAAGTGATTTCAGCTCGTGCCGATCCGTGCACACCATCTTAGCCAGTTCCGACCAATAGTAATGAGAACATTGGTTACGTACTGTTGCTACACGAGTATTGTTCTTACAAAGACATCAACCGAGACAGATGATCATCAGGTGCACGCTTGCACAAATTAAAGAAGGTAAAGGTCATTTGGAACAAAAAAGCGGACTCAAGTAATTAGGAATCAATGGATAGTTtttatacatgtataaatgaatGAACGAATGAATGGGGCAATGTGCCCAACAAATGTCAACGAATGCGCGACAATTTACAAATAATGGACACTATAAATGCTAAGAATTATTCTAGACAAGTCTCCGTGTATGGACTAAATCAGCTCTAGACGAAGAGCTGGAGGAGGACGGGCGGCgcctgcgccgcggcggcggcctcctcgcggTGCCGCCTCATGTGGCCGCCGAGCGCTTGGCCCATCTCAAACCCGAGCCCGCAGACGTGGCACTGGTGGCTGGCAGCAGcatgcggcgccggcgccttggGGTCCTTGGCGGCTGCAGCCTGCTTG is a genomic window containing:
- the LOC117839374 gene encoding actin-depolymerizing factor 3; this encodes MANAASGVAVADECVARFQELRTGRAHRFVVFKVDDSQQQVVVDKVGARDAGFGDLTASLPPDDCRYAVYDHDFTVGEATAAGPGGEAPRSKIFFVSWSPATADVRSKMVYASSCEGFKKELDGVQIDVQATDPSELTLDVLNDHVS